In Streptococcus parauberis NCFD 2020, the sequence TAGTTTAGTCCAAGAACTATTAACGCAAAGAATCAATAAGTTAGAGAATGTTAACAAAAAGATATCTGAGTTGAAAGCATTAAATGCAAGTCTCTCTAAATGGCTTCCACTGAAAACCTTACCCATCCAACTTAGTCAATACCAATTTCTTCAAGGAGCAATCGGCACAATACCAAATACTGCTGATGGCAAAATTTATGAGCAGTTAAAAAAGAATTCGCAAATGGTTTGTGAAGAGATATTTCATGATGAAACTGAAATTGGATTGTTACTTTTTTGGAATAAGGAAGATGAGGTTAATCTTGAGGAATACCATTTTATCTCTCTCGACTATCAGGAATCAAAATTGCCTGAGGAAGTAATAAAAATTAATAATGACAATCTTGCAAAACTAGAAAAAGAGAAAATTGCCTTAGAAAGTCAATTAGGAACTTCTGGGCAGGAATTACTGCAATTACAAATAGCTACTGATGCTGTTATTGATACTTATAATCTTCATCAATCAAAATCTAAAATGGCTAGTACTAGCCACTTGGTGACAATCCAAGGATGGAGTGAAACTCAGTCAATAGCTAGAGTTAAAGAAGTCCTCACTAAAAAATTTGGTCAAGCTATTATGATTGATGACCAAGAAGTTACAGAGGCAGATTGGGAAAAAGTACCAATTAAACTTAAGAATCATCCACTAATTAGTCCATTTGAATTGATTACGGAGATGTATGCTTTACCAAAATACAATGAAAAAGATCCAACCCCATTTTTAACACCATTTTACTTTACCTTCTTTGGAATGATGGTAGCGGATTTAGGTTACGGCTTACTCTTGTTTGTAGCTACTTTCTTAGCTTTGAAACTCTTTTCATTGCAAGAAAAACAAAAACGTTTTTTATCATTTTTCAATATCTTAGGACTTGCTGTTTCACTTTGGGGTCTGATTTATGGCTCGTTTTTTGGCTTCAATCTTCCTTTTGCAATATTATCCACTCAAACTGATGTCATGTCAATATTGATATTATCCGTTATATTCGGATTCATCACAGTCATAGTTGGACTGGTATTGGGTGGTTTACAAGAAGTAAAAATGAAAGATTACGGTGAAGCCTATCGTTCAGGATTTGCTTGGTGTTTCATCTTAATCGGCTTACTATTGATTGCAATAGGTTTAGCAATACCAAAATTTGTTGGTTTATTAATTATAGGTAAATGGTTAGCAATAATTAATGCCATTGGTATTGTGATTGTGGCTGTTGTTAAAGCTAAGAGCCTAAAAGGGATTGGTTCAGGCCTGTATAATCTTTATAATATCAGCTCCTATATTGGAGATTTGGTTTCTTTTACCAGACTGATGGCGCTAGGATTATCAGGGGCGAGCATTGGTTCTGCATTTAATTTAATTGTTGGGATTTTTCCTCCAGTCGGTAGATTTACCATTGGGATTATCCTATTTATCTTATTGCATGCTATAAATATCTTTTTATCACTCTTGTCAGGATATGTTCACGGGGCAAGATTAATGTTTGTAGAATTTTTTGGTAAATTTTATCAAGGTGGCGGGCAGGCTTTTCAACCACTTAAATATTCAGAAAAGTATCTTAAAATTAATAGAGAAGAACAATTGGAGGAAAAATAATGGAAAACTTAGCATCATATTTTGCAACTCACGGGGGCGCTTTTTTTGCAGCTATGGGAATTGCTATCGCGGTCAGTTTGAGTGGTATGGGGTCAGCCCATGGGGTTGGTAAGGCAGGACAAGCTGCAGCAGCGCTTTTAAAAGAAGAGCCAGAAAAATTTGCCTCAGCTTTAATATTACAGCTTTTACCAGGTACACAAGGTTTGTATGGATTTGTTATTGGTATCTTGATTTGGTTGCAATTAACACCAGATTTGTCTCTAGAAAAAGGAGTAGCTTATTTCTTTGTAGCACTTCCAGTAGCAATTGTTGGTTATTTTTCAGCTAAACACCAAGGTAATGTTTCTGTTTCAGCAATGCAAATTCTTGCCAAACGTCCAGAGGACTTTATGAAAGGTGCCATTTTGGCAGCTATGGTTGAAACCTATGCTATTTTAGCCTTTGTTATTTCCTTCATTTTAACTCTTCGTGTTGGTTAATAGGCCTAACTTTTATGAAAATAATACAAGAACTGAAAGAAGGCTTGAAAGGAGTACAGGTTAATGACTGCTATTGAAAATTTAAAAGCTAGTGTTCTTGAAAAAGCTTATCAGGAAGGGCAGGCTCAACTAGATAAAGACTTGCTAGCTATCGATCAACAATTCGATTTGGAAAAAGAAAAAGTAATTGTTGAAAAAAAAGAATCAAAATTGATTCAGTTAAAAGAGCTTGACCGTGGCTATCAGGTCCAGATGCAACAATTACGTAATCAAGAACGGCAATCTAGCTTAGCCATTAAGCAAGAGGTATTAAAATCTTTATTTAATGGGGCTTTGTCCAAAATGGAAAATTGGGAAAAAGGTGAAGAATTATCATTTATGGATCAAATTCTGACAAAATACCAAACCGAAAGCTGTCAGGTAACTTTTGGGCAAATCACCGCTCAAAAATTTAATCAGGATGATTTTCGAAAATTTGAAGAAACATACCCTAATTGTCAATTTTCAAAAGATTTTATTGATGGAGAAGCTGGGTTTGTTATTTCGATGGACAAGGTTGATTATACATACTTGTACAGTCTTCTAGTAAACTCCCTTTTTAAAAGTGAATGCGCGGAGATTTCAAATCAATTATTTAGTGATCGATAGGAGGCGTTATGGAAAAAGAACAATTCGCCCAAATCAATACGACGATTGCAGTTAAAGAAAAAGAAATGATTTCAGCTCAGCAATTCCAAAAAATCCTTTTAAATCCGAATAAAGAGACAATTATTAATCTTATGCAGGAGAAAGGTTACGCCATTAAAGTTGAAAATTTTGAGAATTTGGATCTTGTCGAAAAGGCGCTGATGTCTAAATTAATTGTTGCTTATCAATGGGCTTTTCAAGAGTCTCCTTCGGGTGAGGTTGTGGAAGTTTTAGCTCTCCCTTATCTCTATCATAATTTGAAGGTTCTCCTGAAAGAAAAGGCTAGCAAGCAAGATTTGAGTAAGCTCCTTATCCCGATTGGAAAAGTTTCTTTGAGTCATTTAGACCATCTGGTAAGAACTCTATCCTCAGATGTTTTACCTGACCATTTGGTAAATGAGGTAGCTGCTATTTGGCAAGAACACCTAAACTATCAGGATTACAGGGTCTTAGAAGTTGGCTGTGATTTGGCTTACTTTAAACACCTTAAGCGAATTGCTGAGCAGTTAGACGACCAGAAAATTTATCAAGCAACAAGTCTTATCATTCAATTTTACAACCTAATAACAGTTAAACGTGCTGAGGCTTTACACAAAAATCAAGGCTTTATGAAACAATTGATAAGTGATCAAGGTCATTTAGGCCTGAGTACTTATCTTGATCTAGCCGAGGGCAAGGAAGTATCCACTTGGTTTAATCAATTAAATCCGGATGTGTTTTCGTTGCAATTTAAAGAGGCTCAGACTGCTTTAGTTAATGATAAATTAACCCTGCCAGAACTTGAAAGGCTAGTTGATCAACTCTTATTTAGTGCTTTTGAAAGTGGAAAATATAATGCAGATGGTCCTTATCAGCTTTTAAGATATCTTTTAGGACTGGAGTTTGAGATTAAAAATTTCAGACTCTTAATCTCGGCACTTGTCAATGATTTGCCAATTGAACTTGTTAAAGAAAGAATGAGACCTATTTATGAATAATACAACTTATAAAATTGGTGTCATAGGAAATCGGGATGCCATTCTACCTTTTCAAATTATTGGTTTTTTCACTTATCCTGTTGTTAGTGCGGAAGAAGCAGTAAATACTCTCCGTCAATTAGCCATGGATAATTTTGGCATCATTTATATTACAGAAGATATTGCAGAAAAAATACCTGATACCATTGCTTTCTATGACAATCAAATTATGCCAGCCATTATCTTAATTCCAAACTTCAAAGGTAAGGCAAAACTAGGTCGGCAATTTTTGGAAGAAAGAGTGGAAAGAGCAGTTGGGCAAAATATATTATAAGCATTTTAAGATACATTATATGAATAGCCAATTTTTAATTAATTGAGATTGTCAGTAAGTAGATTAAATAAATGCATATTTAAAGATAGATTTTAAAGGAGACAAACTTGAGTCAAGGAAAAATTATAAAAGTTTCAGGACCATTAGTTGTGGCCTCTGGAATGGAAGAAGCTAATATTCAAGATATTTGTCGAGTAGGTCGTTTAGGACTAATTGGTGAAATCATTGAAATGAGAAAAGATCAGGCTTCTATTCAAGTATATGAGGAAACTTCTGGGATAGGTCCTGGTGAACCAGTTTCATCAACTGGCCAACCTTTGTCAGTAGAATTAGGTCCAGGATTACTTTCAGAAATGTTTGATGGTATCCAAAGACCACTCGATCGTTTCAAATCAGTTACCAAAAGTAACTTTTTAATTCGTGGAGCTGAAGTTCCAAGCTTAGATCGTGAAGCAAAGTGGTCATTTGATGCTAGTATAGAAATTGGCAGTGAGGTTAACCCAGGTGATATACTAGGTTGTGTTCAAGAAACAAAAGTTATTGAACATCGTATCATGGTTCCAAACCAGGTTTCAGGTAAGTTGATTGCCATTTCATCAGGTCAGTTCACTGTTGATGAATGTGTATATCAAATTAAACAAGCTGATGGTAGTATATACAAAGGAAGTTTAATGCAAAAATGGCCTGTCCGTAAAGGACGTCCTGTTGCTAAAAAATTAATTCCAGTTGAACCACTGATTACAGGTCAACGTGTCATCGACACCTTTTTCCCAGTGGCAAAAGGAGGAGCTGCAGCTGTTCCAGGACCATTTGGTGCAGGAAAAACAGTCGTACAGCATCAGATTGCAAAATTTGCTAATGTCGATATTGTTATCTATGTAGGTTGTGGTGAGCGTGGTAATGAGATGACCGATGTATTAAATGAGTTTCCAGAATTAATTGATCCCAATACAGGTCAATCAATTATGGAACGGACAGTATTAATAGCGAATACATCGAATATGCCGGTAGCTGCGCGTGAAGCTTCGATTTATACAGGGATAACAATTGCTGAATATTTTAGAGATATGGGTTATTCAGTGGCTATTATGGCAGATTCAACATCTCGATGGGCTGAGGCGCTTCGGGAAATGTCAGGCCGTTTAGAAGAAATGCCTGGTGATGAAGGTTATCCTGCATATTTAGGTAGTCGGATTGCTGAGTATTATGAACGTGCAGGACGTTTTCAAGTTTTAGGAACTGATGGACGTGAAGGTTCAATTACGGCTATTGGAGCTGTCTCACCTCCAGGAGGGGATATTTCTGAGCCAGTTACGCAAAATACATTGCGGATTGTTAAAGTCTTTTGGGGTCTTGATGCACCACTGGCTCAACGTCGCCATTTTCCGGCAATCAATTGGTTGAATTCTTACTCCTTATATAAAGATGAATTAGCAAAAGTGATTAGTAAGAAGGAAAATACAAATTGGTCTGAAAAAGTGACCAGTGCTATGAATACACTGCAAGAAGAAGCAAGTTTAGAAGAAATTGTGCGTTTGGTTGGTTTAGATTCATTATCTGAACAAGATAAATTAACAATGGCAGTTGCCCGCCAAATTCGAGAAGATTTTTTACAGCAGAATGCATTTGATACAGTTGATACATTCACATCATTCAAAAAGCAAGATGCTATGTTAACAAATATCCTTACCTTCCAAAAAGAAGCACAGAGAGCCTTAGCATTGGGCGCTTATTTTACTGAGATTATGGATGGGACTGTTACCAATCGTGATAGATTGGCTAGAAGCAAATATATTGCTGAAACTGAACTTGAACAAATAAGTGCCATCAGTGAGCAAATAAAAGTAGACATTCAAAGTATCATTGAGAAAGGAGGACTCTAATATGACAGCTATAAAAGAATATCGAACAGTCAGTGAAGTGGTTGGTCCTCTAATGATTGTGGACCAAGTTTCAGGCGTCCACTATAATGAGCTAGTCGAAATCAGTATGCATGATGGTCAAAAGCGCCAAGGACAAGTCTTAGAGGTTCATGAGGATAAGGCCATGGTTCAATTATTTGAAGGTTCTAGTGGGATTAATCTTGCCAAAACTAAGGTTAGATTTACAGGACATCCACTGGAAGTTGCCGTTTCAGAGGATATGATTGGGCGGATTTTTGATGGCATGGGGAAACCGATTGATGGGGGACCTGATTTGCTACCTGAAAAATATTTAGATATTGATGGGCAAGCAATAAATCCCGTGGCGCGTGATTATCCTGATGAATTTATTCAAACAGGAATCTCAGCCATCGACCATCTGAATACACTTGTCCGCGGACAGAAATTACCAGTTTTCTCAGGTTCTGGGCTTCCTCATAATGAATTAGCTGCGCAGATTGCCAGACAAGCAACTGTATTAAACGCCGATGATAATTTTGCTGTTGTCTTTGCAGCCATGGGCATCACATTTGAAGAGGCAGAATTCTTCATGAATGATCTCCGTGAAACAGGGGCAATTGACCGGTCAGTCTTATTTATGAATTTAGCTAATGACCCAGCAATTGAACGGATAGCAACACCACGAATAGCTCTAACAACCGCAGAATATTTAGCTTACGAAAAAGATATGCACGTTTTGGTTATTATGACTGACATGACTAACTATTGCGAGGCACTTCGAGAGATTTCAGCTGCTAGACGAGAAGTTCCTGGTCGACGTGGTTATCCAGGATATCTTTATACCAATTTATCAACACTTTATGAACGCGCTGGAAGATTAGTTGGAAAAAAAGGCTCTGTAACCCAAATTCCAATTTTAACCATGCCTGAAGATGATATTACCCATCCTATCCCAGATTTAACGGGTTACATTACAGAAGGTCAAATCATTTTATCTCATGAATTGTATAATAGTGGTTTTAGACCTCCAATAAATATTTTGCCATCCTTATCACGTTTGAAAGACAAGGGTTCAGGTGAAGGGAAAACTAGAGTAGACCATGCTGCAACAATGAATCAATTGTTTGCCGCTTATGCTCAAGGAAAACAAGCTAAAGAATTAGCTGTTGTCCTTGGAGAATCAGCCTTGTCTGATACTGATAAACTTTATGTAGACTTTACAAATCGTTTTGAAAAGGAATATATCAATCAAGGTTTCTATAATAATCGAAGTATTGAAGAAAGCTTAAATCTCAGTTGGAAGTTATTAGCTATTCTGCCAAGGACCGAATTAAAGCGGATTAAAGATGATATGTTGGATCAATATCTTGGTAAAGAGTAAGATTTAGCTATAACGCAGTGACAGAAAGGTTTATCACAGATGGTTAGATTAAATGTTAAACCGACGCGCATGGAATTAAATAACTTAAAAAAAAGACTGAAAACCGCTAAAAGAGGTCATAAGTTATTAAAAGATAAACGAGATGAACTCATGCGTCGTTTTATTGCTTTGATAAGAGAAAATGATAGTCTTCGGAAGACAGTCGAGGACAGTCTGCAAGGCACTATGCAGGAATTTGTCTTGGCTAAATCAGTTGAAAGTGACGCCATGGTTGAGGAATTATTTGCTCTACCAGTTCGACAAGCAAACCTTTTTATTGAAGAAGAAAATATTATGAGCGTCCACGTGCCCAAATTTCACATAAAAGAAGAGATTGATAATTCTCAAAGAGAATTTACATATAGCTTCTTAAGTTCAAATAGTGAAATGGATCGAACCATCGAACAGATGGAATCACTGATGGAAAGTTTACTAAGACTGGCTGAGGTGGAAAAGGTCTGCCAATTGATGGCTGATGAAATTGAAAAGACTCGTCGAAGAGTTAATGGTCTGGAATATGCAATTATTCCTCAGTTGGAAGAGACAATTCATTATATTGAATTAAAACTTGAAGAAGCAGAACGTTCTAATTTAGTACGTATTATGAAGGTGAAATAAGTATAATCTCTCTTATTTGAACAATAAAAAGACTTGGATCAAGATTCAAGTCTTTTTGTACACAAAATTGTTTAATAAATTCTCATGAATTGACATTGTCTGCAATTACTGATAGAGTCAGAATGACAGTTATTTTATGTTTGTAGCAGGCTTACTATTGCTTATCATTTAATAGAAAAAGTAGAAAGTAAAGATATATGAATCAAACAATCCACACTATATTAGACCATGTTTCTGTAAGAAACTTTATAGACCAAAAATTGTCTGAAAAGGAGATTGAGGTGCTTGTTGAAGCGGCACAGGCGGCCTCTTCAGCCAGTTTCTTACAAGCCTATTCGATCATGAGTATAGATGATCCAAAGTTATTAA encodes:
- a CDS encoding V-type ATP synthase subunit I — translated: MAISQMRKISFLFNKEILDDLLVTLQELESVEIRDISQLDSWKSAFESQEVTIPQVKTNNLMGESPISEHDYLHVLQTRQAELEKLIASLSNFLPKESKISALKKGKQTVSLEQLFAEDADKRFSLVQELLTQRINKLENVNKKISELKALNASLSKWLPLKTLPIQLSQYQFLQGAIGTIPNTADGKIYEQLKKNSQMVCEEIFHDETEIGLLLFWNKEDEVNLEEYHFISLDYQESKLPEEVIKINNDNLAKLEKEKIALESQLGTSGQELLQLQIATDAVIDTYNLHQSKSKMASTSHLVTIQGWSETQSIARVKEVLTKKFGQAIMIDDQEVTEADWEKVPIKLKNHPLISPFELITEMYALPKYNEKDPTPFLTPFYFTFFGMMVADLGYGLLLFVATFLALKLFSLQEKQKRFLSFFNILGLAVSLWGLIYGSFFGFNLPFAILSTQTDVMSILILSVIFGFITVIVGLVLGGLQEVKMKDYGEAYRSGFAWCFILIGLLLIAIGLAIPKFVGLLIIGKWLAIINAIGIVIVAVVKAKSLKGIGSGLYNLYNISSYIGDLVSFTRLMALGLSGASIGSAFNLIVGIFPPVGRFTIGIILFILLHAINIFLSLLSGYVHGARLMFVEFFGKFYQGGGQAFQPLKYSEKYLKINREEQLEEK
- a CDS encoding V-type ATP synthase subunit D, which produces MVRLNVKPTRMELNNLKKRLKTAKRGHKLLKDKRDELMRRFIALIRENDSLRKTVEDSLQGTMQEFVLAKSVESDAMVEELFALPVRQANLFIEEENIMSVHVPKFHIKEEIDNSQREFTYSFLSSNSEMDRTIEQMESLMESLLRLAEVEKVCQLMADEIEKTRRRVNGLEYAIIPQLEETIHYIELKLEEAERSNLVRIMKVK
- a CDS encoding V-type ATP synthase subunit K, with protein sequence MENLASYFATHGGAFFAAMGIAIAVSLSGMGSAHGVGKAGQAAAALLKEEPEKFASALILQLLPGTQGLYGFVIGILIWLQLTPDLSLEKGVAYFFVALPVAIVGYFSAKHQGNVSVSAMQILAKRPEDFMKGAILAAMVETYAILAFVISFILTLRVG
- a CDS encoding V-type ATPase subunit, with product MEKEQFAQINTTIAVKEKEMISAQQFQKILLNPNKETIINLMQEKGYAIKVENFENLDLVEKALMSKLIVAYQWAFQESPSGEVVEVLALPYLYHNLKVLLKEKASKQDLSKLLIPIGKVSLSHLDHLVRTLSSDVLPDHLVNEVAAIWQEHLNYQDYRVLEVGCDLAYFKHLKRIAEQLDDQKIYQATSLIIQFYNLITVKRAEALHKNQGFMKQLISDQGHLGLSTYLDLAEGKEVSTWFNQLNPDVFSLQFKEAQTALVNDKLTLPELERLVDQLLFSAFESGKYNADGPYQLLRYLLGLEFEIKNFRLLISALVNDLPIELVKERMRPIYE
- a CDS encoding V-type ATP synthase subunit B; the encoded protein is MTAIKEYRTVSEVVGPLMIVDQVSGVHYNELVEISMHDGQKRQGQVLEVHEDKAMVQLFEGSSGINLAKTKVRFTGHPLEVAVSEDMIGRIFDGMGKPIDGGPDLLPEKYLDIDGQAINPVARDYPDEFIQTGISAIDHLNTLVRGQKLPVFSGSGLPHNELAAQIARQATVLNADDNFAVVFAAMGITFEEAEFFMNDLRETGAIDRSVLFMNLANDPAIERIATPRIALTTAEYLAYEKDMHVLVIMTDMTNYCEALREISAARREVPGRRGYPGYLYTNLSTLYERAGRLVGKKGSVTQIPILTMPEDDITHPIPDLTGYITEGQIILSHELYNSGFRPPINILPSLSRLKDKGSGEGKTRVDHAATMNQLFAAYAQGKQAKELAVVLGESALSDTDKLYVDFTNRFEKEYINQGFYNNRSIEESLNLSWKLLAILPRTELKRIKDDMLDQYLGKE
- a CDS encoding V-type ATP synthase subunit A, with amino-acid sequence MSQGKIIKVSGPLVVASGMEEANIQDICRVGRLGLIGEIIEMRKDQASIQVYEETSGIGPGEPVSSTGQPLSVELGPGLLSEMFDGIQRPLDRFKSVTKSNFLIRGAEVPSLDREAKWSFDASIEIGSEVNPGDILGCVQETKVIEHRIMVPNQVSGKLIAISSGQFTVDECVYQIKQADGSIYKGSLMQKWPVRKGRPVAKKLIPVEPLITGQRVIDTFFPVAKGGAAAVPGPFGAGKTVVQHQIAKFANVDIVIYVGCGERGNEMTDVLNEFPELIDPNTGQSIMERTVLIANTSNMPVAAREASIYTGITIAEYFRDMGYSVAIMADSTSRWAEALREMSGRLEEMPGDEGYPAYLGSRIAEYYERAGRFQVLGTDGREGSITAIGAVSPPGGDISEPVTQNTLRIVKVFWGLDAPLAQRRHFPAINWLNSYSLYKDELAKVISKKENTNWSEKVTSAMNTLQEEASLEEIVRLVGLDSLSEQDKLTMAVARQIREDFLQQNAFDTVDTFTSFKKQDAMLTNILTFQKEAQRALALGAYFTEIMDGTVTNRDRLARSKYIAETELEQISAISEQIKVDIQSIIEKGGL
- a CDS encoding V-type ATP synthase subunit F; translation: MNNTTYKIGVIGNRDAILPFQIIGFFTYPVVSAEEAVNTLRQLAMDNFGIIYITEDIAEKIPDTIAFYDNQIMPAIILIPNFKGKAKLGRQFLEERVERAVGQNIL